In Micromonospora purpureochromogenes, a single window of DNA contains:
- a CDS encoding pyridoxal phosphate-dependent decarboxylase family protein: MGMEAVEWVAAYHGSIRDRPVAPRTSAAALKDLLAEPLPVQGRDFSQLLDVFRDVIVPGSRHNGHPRFFGYVSAPGTAVASVADFLASALNANLPAWRSAPAPTELEHVAIDWIKEALGCAPTAGGLFMSGGSMANFAALAAARHRHCGDVVARHGVSAHPRPLRIYASQEAHHSIHKAAALLGIGRGNVREVAIDARFRMDVNDLVRKIEEDRAADADPFCVVASAGTVGTGAVDPLTEIAATAKRYGLWMHVDACYGGFARLARSARPLFDGLSEADSIALDPHKWLYLPADCGCLIYRDPEAARGAFALDADYTRVMQTEPAEAFTFWDYGPDLSRRFRALKVWMVLAHAGSQAVGEAIESNLDCARYLAELVDASDDFELLSPVELSIFCFRYLPPAARTGPRSGVDGQELDRVNERILVSLQESGSSYLSNATINGRFALRGCVLNYRTTRKDMEVLLDDVRRAAEQVPGATD, encoded by the coding sequence ATGGGTATGGAAGCCGTGGAGTGGGTCGCCGCCTACCACGGCTCGATCCGCGACCGGCCGGTCGCTCCGCGTACCTCGGCTGCCGCGCTGAAGGATCTACTCGCCGAGCCGCTGCCCGTCCAAGGTCGCGATTTCAGCCAGCTGCTCGACGTCTTTCGCGATGTGATCGTGCCTGGTAGCCGGCACAACGGGCATCCGCGCTTCTTCGGGTACGTCTCCGCTCCGGGCACGGCCGTGGCATCGGTGGCCGACTTCCTCGCCTCGGCGCTGAACGCGAACCTTCCCGCCTGGCGATCCGCGCCGGCCCCCACCGAGTTGGAACACGTAGCGATCGACTGGATCAAGGAGGCGCTCGGCTGCGCCCCCACCGCTGGTGGACTCTTCATGAGCGGCGGCTCGATGGCCAACTTCGCCGCTCTCGCCGCAGCGCGGCACCGTCACTGCGGCGATGTTGTCGCCAGGCACGGCGTCAGCGCCCACCCCAGGCCGCTACGGATCTACGCCTCCCAGGAAGCCCACCATTCGATCCACAAGGCGGCCGCCCTCCTCGGCATCGGGCGCGGGAACGTACGAGAGGTCGCGATTGACGCGCGCTTCCGGATGGACGTCAACGACCTGGTACGCAAGATCGAAGAGGACCGGGCCGCGGACGCGGATCCGTTCTGTGTGGTGGCGAGCGCGGGCACGGTGGGCACCGGTGCGGTCGACCCGCTGACGGAGATCGCGGCGACGGCGAAGCGGTATGGGCTGTGGATGCATGTCGACGCCTGCTACGGCGGCTTCGCTCGGCTCGCCCGCTCGGCCCGCCCGCTCTTCGACGGCTTGTCGGAGGCGGACTCGATCGCCCTCGACCCGCACAAGTGGCTATACCTGCCCGCCGACTGTGGCTGTCTCATCTACCGCGACCCCGAGGCGGCGCGCGGCGCCTTCGCCCTGGACGCCGACTACACCCGGGTCATGCAGACCGAGCCCGCCGAGGCGTTCACGTTCTGGGACTACGGCCCGGACCTCTCCCGGCGCTTCCGGGCCCTCAAGGTCTGGATGGTGCTGGCCCACGCCGGTTCCCAGGCTGTCGGCGAAGCGATCGAATCCAACCTCGACTGCGCCCGCTACCTCGCCGAACTCGTCGACGCCAGCGACGACTTCGAACTGCTCTCCCCGGTGGAGCTCTCCATCTTCTGCTTCCGCTACCTGCCCCCGGCAGCACGTACCGGGCCAAGATCGGGGGTCGACGGGCAGGAACTCGACCGCGTCAACGAACGGATCCTGGTGTCGCTGCAGGAGTCCGGTAGCTCGTATCTGTCGAACGCGACCATCAACGGCCGGTTCGCGCTACGCGGCTGCGTACTCAACTACCGCACCACACGGAAGGATATGGAGGTGCTGCTCGACGACGTACGCCGCGCCGCCGAGCAGGTGCCCGGCGCCACCGACTGA
- a CDS encoding DUF5994 family protein: protein MMPSTNALAPPSPPSTPRLRIEPTRSTRTLLDGGWWPRSTDPLAELPGLILAIDLLRGPIVRLVLSADTWNGNPRRLAVDGRVLRLGYFTSQPASLLTAICLNDDRVDLLVVPPETAADLAEAAMALAATAGNRVHAPQLLTAAGTMSDARADSAGRRTWEGEGGRLRTAPDAPSAVASRPAEAGPAGKFAPVEPASAPAAPPPRRRNTGDLPTVTTEEQSMTIARHTIVSALRRRGQHTRADWVERELPEQVDTTRHAGLLATLHLDPAELGEPTAR from the coding sequence ATGATGCCATCGACCAACGCCCTCGCTCCCCCATCGCCGCCGTCGACACCGCGCCTTCGGATCGAACCGACCCGGTCCACGCGCACGCTGCTCGACGGCGGCTGGTGGCCCCGCTCGACAGATCCGCTCGCGGAGCTGCCCGGCCTCATCCTCGCCATCGACCTACTGCGCGGGCCGATCGTCCGGCTGGTCCTCAGCGCCGACACCTGGAACGGCAATCCGCGCCGCCTGGCCGTCGACGGCAGGGTCCTGCGATTGGGCTACTTCACCAGTCAGCCCGCCAGCCTGCTGACCGCGATCTGCCTCAACGACGACCGGGTCGACCTGCTGGTCGTGCCACCGGAGACCGCGGCCGACCTGGCCGAGGCGGCGATGGCGCTCGCCGCCACCGCCGGCAACCGGGTCCATGCTCCGCAGCTGCTCACCGCCGCAGGCACCATGTCCGACGCGAGGGCCGACAGCGCGGGCAGGCGCACCTGGGAGGGGGAGGGCGGCCGTCTCCGCACCGCCCCCGATGCCCCTTCCGCCGTCGCTTCCCGCCCGGCCGAGGCTGGACCAGCCGGGAAGTTCGCGCCGGTCGAACCGGCGTCCGCGCCGGCAGCACCTCCGCCGAGGCGGCGGAATACCGGTGATCTTCCCACCGTCACTACCGAGGAGCAGAGCATGACAATCGCCCGGCACACGATCGTCTCCGCGCTGCGTCGACGCGGCCAGCACACCAGGGCCGACTGGGTCGAGCGGGAGCTGCCGGAGCAGGTCGACACCACCCGGCACGCGGGACTGCTCGCGACTCTGCATCTCGACCCCGCCGAACTCGGCGAGCCGACAGCCCGGTGA
- a CDS encoding amino acid ABC transporter ATP-binding protein — protein MTTIQSRPAVEIRDLHKSFGPLEVLKGIDFEVGHGEVVCVIGPSGSGKSTLLRCVNLLEEPTAGKIWVNGVEMTDPDVEIDSVRRGIGMVFQSFNLFPHLTVLNNLTIAQRRVLRRGRAEAEQIARENLERVGLTDKAEAFPAQLSGGQQQRAAIARSLSMEPKLMLFDEPTSALDPELVGDVLTVMRQLAEDGMTMMVVTHEMAFAREVADRVVFMDGGVVVEQGPPQEVLGAPRHERTRSFLSRVLDPTRVAQLGQPDQSPEPPEPPRLPADDRHNL, from the coding sequence ATGACGACTATCCAATCCCGGCCCGCCGTCGAGATCCGCGACCTGCACAAATCCTTCGGGCCGCTCGAAGTGCTCAAGGGCATCGACTTCGAGGTCGGCCACGGCGAGGTGGTCTGCGTCATCGGGCCGTCCGGATCCGGCAAATCGACGCTGCTGCGGTGCGTCAACCTGCTGGAGGAGCCGACTGCCGGCAAGATCTGGGTGAACGGGGTCGAGATGACCGACCCGGATGTCGAGATCGACTCCGTACGCCGCGGCATCGGGATGGTCTTCCAGTCGTTCAATCTCTTCCCGCACCTGACCGTGCTGAACAACCTCACCATCGCCCAGCGCCGGGTGCTCCGGCGCGGCCGCGCCGAGGCCGAGCAGATCGCGCGGGAGAACCTGGAGCGGGTGGGCCTGACCGACAAGGCCGAGGCGTTCCCGGCGCAGCTCTCCGGCGGGCAGCAGCAGCGGGCGGCGATCGCCCGATCGCTGTCGATGGAGCCCAAGCTGATGCTCTTCGACGAGCCGACCTCCGCGCTGGATCCGGAACTGGTCGGCGACGTGCTCACCGTCATGCGCCAGTTGGCTGAGGACGGCATGACGATGATGGTGGTCACCCACGAGATGGCGTTCGCCCGGGAAGTCGCAGACCGGGTCGTGTTCATGGACGGCGGCGTGGTGGTCGAGCAGGGGCCGCCGCAGGAGGTGCTCGGCGCACCGCGGCACGAACGGACCCGCTCGTTCCTCTCTCGGGTCCTCGACCCGACGCGGGTCGCGCAGCTTGGTCAGCCCGACCAGTCCCCCGAGCCACCGGAGCCGCCCCGCCTGCCGGCCGACGACCGCCACAACCTGTGA
- a CDS encoding QcrA and Rieske domain-containing protein — translation MSGRCPSTSERAASRRVVAAFLTSAAGGMGFAVTYSLGGNTRWEGVCLAVAFAGLAVGLAVWGRRLVPVGGYVEEHEGFAPTPAEQAMSAAVLTAPDSPVRRRGLLAALGLALTALGAAALFPLRSLLPFPGARPVQDLKDTPWRPGVRLVDADGRPLRPRDVPADTVVGIFPEGHLDAGDGPAFAVRLDPARFSRPPSGGHLDGLVVYSLLCTHAGCPVRLYLKGAAGVLCPCHQSSFDLLADARPVAGPAARALPGLPIEVGPDGFLRATGDFTAPPGAGFWSRP, via the coding sequence TTGAGCGGTCGGTGTCCCTCGACGAGTGAGCGGGCGGCGAGCCGTCGCGTCGTCGCCGCCTTCCTGACCAGCGCGGCCGGGGGGATGGGCTTCGCGGTGACGTACAGCCTGGGCGGCAACACCCGCTGGGAAGGGGTCTGCCTTGCGGTGGCCTTCGCCGGACTGGCCGTGGGCCTCGCCGTCTGGGGGCGGCGGCTCGTGCCGGTCGGCGGCTACGTCGAGGAGCACGAGGGCTTCGCCCCAACCCCGGCGGAGCAGGCGATGAGCGCCGCGGTGCTCACCGCGCCGGACAGCCCGGTGCGGCGGCGGGGCCTGCTCGCCGCGCTCGGGCTGGCGCTGACCGCGCTCGGCGCCGCCGCGCTGTTCCCGCTGCGCTCCCTGCTGCCCTTCCCCGGTGCCCGCCCGGTCCAGGACCTCAAGGACACTCCGTGGCGGCCGGGCGTGCGGCTGGTCGACGCCGACGGACGACCGTTGCGGCCGCGGGACGTGCCCGCCGACACCGTGGTCGGCATCTTCCCGGAGGGCCACCTCGACGCCGGGGACGGGCCCGCCTTCGCGGTCCGCCTCGACCCGGCGCGCTTCTCCCGGCCGCCCTCCGGCGGGCATCTCGACGGCCTGGTCGTCTACTCGCTGCTCTGCACGCACGCCGGCTGTCCGGTGCGGCTCTACCTCAAGGGCGCCGCAGGGGTGCTCTGTCCCTGCCACCAGTCGTCGTTCGACCTGCTGGCGGACGCCCGGCCGGTCGCCGGCCCGGCTGCGCGGGCGTTGCCCGGTCTGCCGATCGAGGTCGGCCCGGACGGCTTCCTCCGCGCGACCGGCGACTTCACCGCCCCACCCGGCGCCGGCTTCTGGAGCCGGCCGTGA
- the qcrB gene encoding cytochrome bc1 complex cytochrome b subunit has translation MITDRLARALDDRLRLSPITRRALAKVFPDHWSFMLGEIALYSFVALILTGVYLTFFFDASSADRVYHGDYAPLDGATTSAAYASAVRLSWDVRAGLLIRQTHHWAALVFVAAIVLHLARIFFTGAFRKPRELNWLIGVTMLTLALANGFTGYSLPDDLISGVGLRIITSVVESIPVAGAWLAALALGGEFPSDEMIPRMYVTHVLLVPAVLVALVSLHLGILVRQKHTQFPGPGRTEHNLVGSTLWPSYTLRTLALFAWVLAVLFALGGLVQINPVWIYGPFEPAQATSPAQPDWYVAWGDGALRLFPPLEFRIAGYLVPAPFFPGVVLGGLTFLALYAWPFAERLRTKDHRQHHLLDRPRDHPARLAVGVVALTFYALLTVAAGDDILARLLGVPVHDLLSVFQVLVLVLPLLAGLLALLVARALRRGDAAGIGELTRADLRRAARRAAPGSDGEGRSGASDMLGRDRPGERIEMWPEGDLWRWRYRDEARHIVVTASRAVQSEEEAVSASRLAYPGVDRLVVPGPPPPPPPGPVRVALRRSGRAAAAGSLLLAALVDRRRDRRRQERERTDRASPPEPSDETTTGAGRT, from the coding sequence GTGATCACCGACCGGCTGGCCAGAGCGCTCGACGACCGGCTGCGGCTCTCCCCGATCACCCGCCGAGCGCTGGCGAAGGTCTTCCCCGACCACTGGTCGTTCATGCTCGGCGAGATCGCGCTCTACTCGTTCGTCGCGCTGATCCTCACCGGCGTCTACCTCACCTTCTTCTTCGACGCCAGCTCCGCCGACCGGGTCTATCACGGCGACTACGCCCCGCTGGACGGCGCCACCACCTCCGCCGCTTACGCCTCGGCCGTGCGGCTCAGTTGGGACGTCCGGGCCGGTCTGCTGATCCGGCAGACCCACCACTGGGCCGCGCTGGTCTTCGTCGCGGCGATCGTGCTGCACCTGGCCCGGATCTTCTTCACCGGGGCGTTCCGCAAACCCCGTGAGCTGAACTGGCTGATCGGCGTGACCATGCTGACGCTCGCCCTCGCCAACGGCTTCACCGGCTACTCCCTGCCCGACGACCTGATCTCCGGGGTGGGCCTGCGGATCATCACCTCGGTGGTGGAGTCGATCCCGGTGGCCGGGGCGTGGCTGGCCGCCCTGGCCCTGGGCGGGGAGTTCCCCTCCGACGAGATGATCCCCCGGATGTACGTCACCCACGTACTGCTGGTGCCCGCCGTCCTCGTCGCCCTCGTGTCGCTGCACCTGGGCATCCTGGTGCGACAGAAGCACACCCAGTTTCCCGGCCCGGGACGGACCGAGCACAACCTGGTCGGGTCGACGCTGTGGCCGAGCTACACACTGCGCACGCTCGCCCTGTTCGCCTGGGTGCTGGCGGTGCTGTTCGCCCTCGGCGGCCTGGTGCAGATCAACCCGGTCTGGATCTACGGCCCGTTCGAACCGGCCCAGGCCACCTCACCTGCTCAACCCGACTGGTACGTGGCGTGGGGCGACGGCGCCCTGCGGCTGTTCCCACCCCTGGAGTTCCGCATCGCCGGGTATCTGGTGCCGGCGCCGTTCTTCCCCGGCGTCGTGCTCGGCGGGCTGACCTTCCTAGCCCTCTACGCCTGGCCGTTCGCCGAGCGGCTGCGCACGAAGGACCACCGACAGCACCACCTGCTCGACCGGCCCCGCGACCACCCGGCCCGGCTGGCGGTCGGGGTCGTAGCGCTGACCTTCTATGCGCTGCTGACCGTCGCCGCCGGGGACGACATCCTCGCCCGGCTCCTGGGGGTGCCCGTCCACGACCTGCTGTCGGTGTTCCAGGTGCTGGTGCTCGTCCTGCCGCTCCTCGCCGGACTGCTCGCCCTCCTGGTCGCGCGGGCGCTGCGCCGCGGCGACGCCGCCGGCATCGGCGAGCTCACCCGCGCGGACCTGCGGCGGGCGGCGCGGCGGGCGGCCCCCGGGTCCGACGGCGAGGGTCGCTCCGGTGCCTCCGACATGCTCGGCAGGGACAGGCCGGGGGAGCGAATCGAGATGTGGCCGGAGGGCGACCTGTGGCGGTGGCGCTACCGGGACGAGGCACGGCACATCGTCGTCACCGCGAGCCGGGCGGTGCAATCGGAGGAGGAGGCGGTCTCGGCTTCGCGGCTCGCGTACCCCGGGGTCGACCGGCTGGTGGTGCCCGGGCCGCCGCCGCCCCCACCACCCGGCCCGGTCCGGGTCGCCCTGCGCCGGTCGGGCCGCGCCGCAGCCGCCGGGTCGCTACTGCTCGCGGCGCTCGTCGACCGGCGGCGGGACCGCCGGCGACAGGAGCGGGAGCGGACGGATCGCGCGTCGCCGCCGGAGCCGTCGGACGAGACGACGACCGGCGCCGGGCGGACATGA
- a CDS encoding HD domain-containing protein, producing MPEVIAGLEIPETAAVAEATRRIQETTSPLIYHHSRRVFFFSLIHAHKLGVKPDPELLYLAAMFHDTGLLTPFSDVEQRFEVDGADHARKFLLDRGFATAAAETVWTAIALHTTPGIPDRMAPEIATTYLGVLTDVLGFGLDGLEHDQLGEILAAHPRGDFKNEFLRTYVDGLRNRPETTNGTVNSDVLEHFIPGFQRVTTVERIVGSPWPS from the coding sequence ATGCCAGAGGTCATCGCGGGGTTGGAGATTCCTGAGACAGCGGCGGTCGCCGAAGCGACCAGGCGCATCCAGGAGACGACCAGCCCCCTCATCTACCACCACTCCCGACGGGTCTTCTTCTTCAGCCTGATTCACGCTCACAAGCTTGGCGTGAAACCGGACCCGGAGTTGCTCTATCTGGCGGCCATGTTCCACGATACCGGCCTCCTGACTCCCTTTTCCGACGTCGAGCAGCGCTTCGAAGTCGATGGCGCCGACCACGCGCGCAAGTTCCTCCTGGACCGGGGGTTCGCGACGGCCGCCGCCGAGACCGTTTGGACGGCGATCGCGCTGCACACCACGCCGGGCATCCCCGACCGGATGGCCCCGGAAATCGCGACCACGTACCTCGGTGTCTTGACCGACGTGCTCGGCTTCGGCCTGGACGGACTGGAACACGATCAGCTGGGCGAAATCCTCGCCGCCCATCCACGAGGGGACTTCAAGAACGAGTTTCTGCGAACCTACGTCGACGGGCTGAGGAACCGCCCTGAAACCACGAACGGCACCGTGAACTCCGACGTGCTCGAACACTTCATTCCCGGCTTCCAGCGCGTGACGACGGTCGAGCGCATCGTCGGTTCGCCTTGGCCGAGCTGA
- a CDS encoding NADP-dependent oxidoreductase, which yields MRAITVRDRDAGVSGLNLTDMPYPHAAENDVIVRVHAAGFTPGELDWPATWSDRAGRDRTPSIPGHELSGVVVELGYGTTGLTVGQRVFGLTDWARNGSLAEYTAVEARNLAPLAADIEHTVAAALPISGLTAWQGLFDHGHLATGQTVLIHGAAGGVGSLAVQLAREVGARVIGTGRADDRDVALGLGAQTFLDLDADDLQHVGEVDVVFDVIGGDILERSAELVRPGGTLVSIAMPSVVQPKDGRAIFFVVEPDRARLADLAQRLRTGRLNPIVGAVRPLSEAASAFARRLRTPGKTIIQVADEQGTQHS from the coding sequence ATGCGAGCGATCACCGTGCGAGACCGTGACGCAGGTGTCAGCGGGCTCAACCTGACCGACATGCCTTACCCCCACGCTGCGGAAAACGACGTCATCGTGCGCGTGCACGCCGCAGGCTTCACCCCCGGAGAGCTCGACTGGCCGGCAACGTGGTCTGATCGCGCCGGTCGCGACCGGACACCCAGCATCCCCGGGCACGAGCTGTCCGGAGTTGTGGTCGAGCTCGGCTACGGAACGACCGGCCTCACCGTGGGCCAGCGGGTGTTCGGACTGACCGACTGGGCCCGCAACGGATCGCTGGCCGAATACACCGCGGTGGAGGCTCGCAACCTCGCCCCCCTCGCGGCCGACATCGAGCACACCGTGGCCGCCGCGCTGCCCATTTCCGGACTGACCGCATGGCAGGGACTGTTCGACCACGGCCACCTCGCGACCGGCCAGACCGTCCTCATTCACGGCGCCGCGGGCGGCGTCGGCTCGCTCGCCGTGCAACTCGCGCGGGAGGTGGGCGCCCGTGTGATCGGCACCGGCCGAGCCGACGACCGTGATGTCGCGCTCGGTCTCGGCGCGCAGACCTTCCTCGACCTGGACGCCGACGATTTGCAGCACGTCGGCGAGGTGGACGTGGTGTTCGACGTCATCGGCGGCGACATCCTCGAGCGATCGGCCGAACTGGTACGCCCGGGCGGCACCCTCGTCAGCATCGCCATGCCATCCGTGGTGCAGCCCAAGGACGGGCGAGCCATCTTCTTCGTCGTCGAACCTGATCGCGCCCGGCTGGCCGACCTCGCCCAGCGCCTCCGGACCGGACGGCTCAACCCCATCGTCGGCGCCGTGCGACCGCTTTCCGAAGCGGCCTCCGCGTTTGCCCGCCGCCTCCGCACGCCCGGCAAGACGATCATTCAGGTCGCGGACGAACAAGGAACGCAGCACTCGTGA
- a CDS encoding basic amino acid ABC transporter substrate-binding protein, giving the protein MRFNSAVRKAGLVVAIAALAVSAGCAKKDESEVQANGVKLVEKGKLTVCTHLPYAPFQSKDASGKVVGFDVDVMDLVAKDLGVEQTIVDTPFEGIKSGQDLNTGKCDAAAAGMTITEERQKVMNFSDPYFDATQAMLVKTGKPYKSLDDLKGKKLGVQAATTGRDYARKFEKEKGLQLVEFEDLAALQQALANGQIEAAINDLPVWTEYIKEHPGGFEVTAEFDTGEQYGFSVKKDSNPELLKKINEVLAKAKQDGTYGKIYEKWIGKQPNA; this is encoded by the coding sequence GTGAGGTTCAATAGCGCAGTCCGCAAGGCTGGCCTCGTCGTGGCGATCGCCGCCCTCGCGGTGAGCGCGGGATGCGCCAAGAAGGACGAGAGCGAGGTCCAGGCGAACGGGGTCAAGCTCGTCGAGAAGGGCAAGCTGACCGTCTGCACCCACCTGCCGTACGCGCCCTTCCAGTCGAAGGATGCCAGCGGCAAGGTGGTCGGGTTCGACGTCGACGTGATGGACCTGGTCGCCAAGGACCTGGGCGTCGAGCAGACGATCGTCGACACGCCGTTCGAGGGCATCAAGTCCGGCCAGGACCTGAACACCGGCAAGTGCGACGCGGCCGCCGCCGGCATGACGATCACCGAGGAACGGCAGAAGGTGATGAACTTCTCCGATCCTTACTTCGACGCGACCCAGGCGATGTTGGTCAAGACCGGCAAGCCGTACAAGTCGCTCGACGACCTCAAGGGGAAGAAGCTCGGCGTCCAGGCCGCGACCACGGGTCGTGACTACGCCCGGAAGTTCGAGAAGGAAAAGGGCCTGCAGCTCGTCGAGTTCGAGGATCTCGCCGCCCTGCAGCAGGCCCTCGCCAACGGCCAGATCGAGGCCGCCATCAACGACCTGCCGGTCTGGACCGAGTACATCAAGGAGCACCCGGGCGGGTTCGAGGTGACCGCCGAGTTCGACACCGGCGAGCAGTACGGGTTCTCGGTGAAGAAGGACAGCAACCCGGAACTGCTCAAGAAGATCAACGAGGTGCTGGCCAAGGCCAAGCAGGACGGCACCTACGGCAAGATCTACGAGAAGTGGATCGGCAAGCAGCCGAACGCGTGA
- a CDS encoding amino acid ABC transporter permease, with protein MKLRRRQRERLSLWLQYLAFIAIIAVVIFAADWDRLREAFFRVDIIKSMFPTIITVALRNTILYTLGAFAFGLVFGTILALMRLSRVAPYRWVATAYIELFRGLPALLVLFLVGYGVPIAFPEREIPGGVFGSIAIGLGLTAAAYMAETIRAGIQAVPKGQMEAARTLGMSHFSAMRTIVIPQAFRVVIPPLTNELILLTKDSSLAYVLGVTAQTIEVTKFGRDTLNDRVNATPLLVAGFAYLVITLPLSQVVRRLELRYAKAR; from the coding sequence GTGAAGCTGCGACGCCGCCAGCGAGAGCGGCTGTCCCTCTGGCTCCAGTACCTGGCCTTCATCGCCATCATCGCCGTGGTGATCTTCGCCGCGGACTGGGACAGGCTGCGCGAGGCGTTCTTCCGCGTCGACATCATCAAGTCGATGTTCCCGACGATCATCACCGTCGCGCTGCGCAACACGATCCTCTACACGCTGGGTGCGTTCGCCTTCGGCCTCGTGTTCGGCACCATCCTCGCGCTGATGCGGCTGTCCCGGGTGGCTCCGTACCGCTGGGTCGCAACGGCGTACATCGAGCTGTTCCGGGGTCTGCCCGCGCTGCTGGTGCTCTTCCTCGTCGGGTACGGCGTTCCCATCGCCTTCCCCGAGCGCGAGATTCCGGGCGGCGTGTTCGGTTCGATCGCGATCGGTCTCGGATTGACCGCCGCGGCGTACATGGCCGAGACCATCCGGGCCGGCATCCAGGCCGTGCCGAAGGGGCAGATGGAGGCGGCGCGCACCCTCGGCATGTCGCACTTCAGCGCGATGCGCACCATCGTCATCCCGCAGGCGTTCCGGGTCGTGATCCCGCCGCTGACGAACGAACTCATCCTGCTGACCAAGGACTCGTCGCTCGCCTACGTGCTCGGCGTGACCGCGCAGACCATCGAGGTCACCAAGTTCGGTCGGGACACGCTGAACGACCGGGTGAACGCCACCCCGCTGCTGGTGGCCGGCTTCGCCTACCTGGTCATCACCCTGCCCCTCTCCCAGGTGGTACGACGCCTCGAACTCCGCTACGCCAAGGCCCGGTGA
- a CDS encoding dienelactone hydrolase family protein, with translation MHSVRFTAETLSDGVVERDFVVGEIPGVLWAPVSGADHAPIVLVGHNGGMHKKAPGLRARALHTAATWGFNVVAIDAPGHGDRPRTDEDEQARAEIREAVTAGDTPRFAAASVCFMASLAERAVAEWQATLDALQALPQIGPDAPVGYGGGISMGTAIGVRLTAAEPRITAAIFGGGFFVDEPVIMAARQITVPVQFLLPWDDEHVDRSSGFALFDAFASAEKTLHANAGDHRSVRWVGVDDTFLSRHLGRA, from the coding sequence ATGCATTCTGTACGTTTCACCGCTGAGACCTTGTCCGACGGTGTCGTCGAACGCGACTTCGTCGTGGGCGAGATCCCGGGTGTGCTCTGGGCACCCGTATCCGGCGCCGATCATGCCCCGATCGTGCTCGTGGGGCACAACGGCGGCATGCACAAGAAGGCGCCGGGCCTCCGGGCCCGCGCCCTGCACACCGCGGCCACCTGGGGGTTCAATGTCGTCGCGATCGACGCCCCGGGACACGGCGACCGCCCGCGTACGGACGAGGACGAGCAGGCCCGTGCGGAGATCCGGGAAGCCGTGACGGCGGGTGACACCCCGCGGTTCGCGGCGGCCAGCGTCTGCTTCATGGCCTCGCTCGCGGAACGGGCCGTAGCGGAATGGCAGGCGACGCTGGACGCCCTGCAGGCGTTGCCACAGATCGGCCCGGACGCGCCGGTCGGCTACGGCGGGGGCATCTCGATGGGCACGGCGATCGGGGTACGGCTGACCGCGGCCGAGCCCCGGATCACCGCCGCGATCTTCGGCGGCGGGTTCTTTGTGGACGAACCGGTGATCATGGCGGCGCGGCAGATCACCGTGCCGGTCCAGTTCCTGCTGCCGTGGGACGACGAGCACGTCGACCGTTCGTCCGGGTTCGCGTTGTTCGACGCGTTCGCCTCGGCGGAGAAGACGTTGCACGCGAACGCGGGCGACCACCGCAGCGTCCGGTGGGTCGGGGTGGACGACACGTTCCTGTCCCGCCACCTCGGCCGGGCCTGA
- the qcrC gene encoding cytochrome bc1 complex diheme cytochrome c subunit gives MRRSRAATRRPALHPHRALAVGAVLMLAAGPVALAPAPIPGESATPAASAPPPGTGGTRLYREQCASCHGDQGQGTQRGPSLIGVGPASVDFQLSTGRMPVSREVQQPQRRQPALSADDIAALVAHVDSFGGGGPQIPRAAAGSLTSGREIFAANCAPCHGATGSGAALTAGWSAPPLYDATATQVAEAVRVGPGLMPVFPGQVLDDQQVNDVTAYVQRLRSERLDRGGNPLGRLGPLAEGLVAWVAVLALLVAAARWLGRRAGD, from the coding sequence GTGCGGCGTTCACGAGCGGCGACCCGGCGGCCCGCCCTGCACCCGCACCGGGCCCTCGCGGTCGGGGCGGTGCTGATGCTCGCCGCAGGCCCGGTGGCGCTCGCCCCCGCGCCGATCCCCGGGGAGTCCGCGACCCCGGCCGCTTCCGCACCACCGCCCGGCACGGGGGGCACCCGGCTCTACCGTGAGCAGTGCGCGAGCTGCCACGGCGACCAGGGGCAGGGCACGCAGCGGGGACCGTCCCTGATCGGCGTCGGGCCCGCCTCGGTGGACTTCCAGCTCTCGACCGGACGGATGCCGGTGTCGCGGGAGGTACAGCAGCCTCAGCGTCGGCAACCGGCGCTCTCGGCCGACGACATCGCGGCGCTGGTGGCCCACGTCGACAGCTTCGGTGGCGGCGGCCCGCAGATTCCCCGGGCCGCGGCGGGGAGCCTGACCTCCGGCCGGGAGATCTTCGCGGCCAACTGCGCCCCGTGCCACGGCGCGACCGGCTCCGGGGCCGCGCTGACCGCCGGCTGGAGCGCCCCGCCGCTGTACGACGCGACGGCGACGCAGGTGGCCGAGGCGGTCCGCGTCGGCCCGGGGCTGATGCCGGTCTTCCCCGGTCAGGTGCTCGACGACCAGCAGGTCAACGACGTGACCGCCTACGTGCAGCGGCTGCGCAGTGAGCGGCTGGACCGGGGCGGCAACCCGCTCGGCCGGCTCGGCCCGCTGGCCGAGGGGCTGGTCGCCTGGGTGGCGGTACTAGCGCTGCTGGTGGCCGCCGCCCGATGGTTGGGCAGGAGGGCGGGGGATTGA